The following coding sequences are from one Gopherus flavomarginatus isolate rGopFla2 chromosome 23, rGopFla2.mat.asm, whole genome shotgun sequence window:
- the MEPCE gene encoding 7SK snRNA methylphosphate capping enzyme: MQEMIEMAAEKETFLVPAPPPPLKPPPAAGGGGGPLVQLHQEAASAELHEEAAPANQRREGGGAGGRRGGGPLVQLHEEAAPLGQRRGGGGPKEDDGVGELQRPRNGFQRPAGGKRRNSCTVGTKHPASKRRRRVNSECDPVLPSQFLLGGNIFDPLNLNSLLDEEVNQALNAETPKSSPLPAKGRDPVEILIPKDITDPLSLNAQDGDAALVLASPFKAGRKRHRHRGQQRGGGGGDCKPAACKACDAACPTPQPYELNTAINCRDEVVSPLLPLAAEGAGCLTPSCAAFSGGRHHHRKRRRTSSKSEAAGGPKLPPPPPTPGGGKGGGQPGKSSPEKGKGAGRHQQAPTAKRRRQQRKFQYGNYCKYYGYRNPNCEDARLRVMKPEWFQGKEVLDLGCNVGHLTLSVAKKWKPARVVGLDIDGALIHSARQNIRHYLSEEIQQRQDDEEEGAGPKRRRGCFPASLAASRGPIAAPRVPQDGTGAADFPDNVIFVRGNYVLERDELLETQGAEYDVVLCLSLTKWVHLNWGDDGLKRLFKRIFRHLRPGGLLLLEPQPWSSYGKRKNLTETIYRNYYRIQLKPEQFPSYLTSPEVGFSSCELVARPYNSSRGFQRPIYLLHKGHPAAH; encoded by the exons ATGCAGGAGATGATCGAGATGGCGGCGGAGAAGGAAACGTtcctggtcccggccccgccgCCGCCCCTCAAGCCCCCGCccgcggcggggggagggggcggccccctggtgcagctgcaccaggaGGCCGCCTCGGCGGAGCTGCACGAGGAGGCCGCCCCGGCCAATCAGCGCCGCgaagggggcggggcaggcggcCGGCGCGGAGGCGGCCCCCTGGTGCAGCTGCACGAGGAGGCCGCCCCGCTGGGGCAGCGCCGTGGCGGGGGCGGCCCCAAGGAGGACGACGGCGTGGGCGAGCTGCAGCGGCCTCGCAACGGCTTCCAGCGGCCTGCCGGGGGCAAGCGCCGCAACAGCTGCACCGTGGGGACCAAGCACCCGGCCTCCAAGCGCCGGCGCCGGGTCAACTCCGAGTGCGACCCGGTGCTGCCCTCCCAGTTCCTGCTGGGGGGCAACATCTTCGACCCCCTCAACCTCAACAGCCTGCTGGACGAGGAGGTGAACCAGGCCCTCAACGCCGAGACCCCCAAGTCCTCGCCGCTGCCGGCCAAGGGCCGCGACCCGGTGGAGATCCTCATCCCCAAGGACATCACCGACCCGCTCAGCCTCAACGCCCAGGACGGCGACGCGGCCCTGGTGCTGGCCTCGCCCTTCAAGGCGGGCCGCAAGCGCCACCGGCACCGGGGCCAGCAGcggggcggcgggggcggggacTGCAAGCCGGCCGCCTGCAAGGCCTGCGACGCCGCctgccccaccccgcagccctaCGAACTCAACACCGCCATCAACTGCAGGGACGAGGTGGTCTCCCCGCTGCTCCCCCTGGCCGCCGAGGGGGCCGGCTGCCTCACCCCCTCTTGCGCCGCCTTCTCCGGCGGCCGCCACCACCACCGCAAAAGGCGCCGGACTAGCAGCAAATCGGAGGCGGCCGGGGGGCCCAAGCTGCCgccgcctccccccaccccgggcgGGGGCAAAGGCGGGGGCCAGCCGGGCAAGAGCAGCCCGGAAAAGGGCAAAGGGGCCGGGCGGCACCAACAGGCGCCCACGGCCAAGCGGAGGCGTCAACAGAGGAAGTTCCAGTACGGCAACTACTGCAAATACTACGGCTACCGGAACCCCAACTGCGAGGACGCCCGGCTGCGGGTCATGAAGCCCGAGTGGTTCCAGGGCAAAGAGGTGCTGGACCTGGGCTGCAACGTGGGGCACCTCACCCTGAGCGTGGCCAAGAAGTGGAAACCCGCCCGGGTGGTGGGGCTGGACATcgacggggccctgatccacTCGGCCCGCCAGAACATCCGCCACTACCTGTCCGAGGAGATCCAGCAGCGGCAGGACGACGAGGAGGAGGGAGCCGGCCCCAAGAGGCGGAGGGGCTGCTTCCCCGCCTCGCTGGCGGCCAGCAGGGGGCCCATCGCTGCCCCCCGGGTGCCCCAGGACGGGACTGGGGCCGCCGACTTCCCCGACAACGTGATCTTTGTCCGG GGGAACTACGTGCTGGAGCGGGACGAGCTGCTGGAGACGCAGGGTGCCGAGTATGACGTGGTGCTGTGCCTCAGCCTCACCAAGTGGGTGCACCTCAACTGGGGGGACGACGGCCTGAAGCGGCTCTTCAAACGCATCTTCCGCCACCTGCGGCCCGGCggcctcctgctgctggagccccagccgtGGTCCTCCTACGGCAAGCGCAAGAACCTGACG gaaACCATCTACAGAAACTATTACCGCATCCAGCTGAAACCGGAGCAGTTCCCCTCCTACCTGACCTCCCCGGAGGTGGGCTTCTCCAGCTGCGAGCTGGTGGCCCGGCCCTACAACAGCTCCAGAG GCTTCCAGCGCCCCATTTATCTCCTTCACAAAGGCCACCCTGCCGCCCACTGA